The Drosophila teissieri strain GT53w chromosome X, Prin_Dtei_1.1, whole genome shotgun sequence genome has a segment encoding these proteins:
- the LOC122624187 gene encoding katanin p60 ATPase-containing subunit A-like 2, with amino-acid sequence MKTQGKYGVTATAAAQVLCEDVRNFSTRRRNILYLMHRYLVENGYYASAESLKTEGRLSDEYELCDNIDLDAMYLEYASFYNMKFGKYPKILKRMGAKIKVDVGGKAQEKPAAKELPKKAPPTDASLANWHIGVGAAAQALSNEQPLQIKKMETATATESNGQESNACEIEHGHLGGDDVLFSSMDWQSLAELVKTSILQENIKIKWSDVCGNHRAIELIKEAVLTPIEFPQLFAHGLKPWRSLLLHGPPGSGKTLLAKALYSETQGQVTFFNITASIMVSKWRGESEKILRVLFHMAAKRAPSVIFFDEIESLTSKRDRATDHESSKRFKNELLQLLDGMEHALNGVFVLASTNLPWDIDEAFLRRFEKKMLVQLPNAAERSCLITRLLGSSISLNHRLLEQLVEISDQFTGDEIRLACKEISMHRVRCATKIGDRATGIHKESPAAIEANVEKAFRQVRPLGQKLLAKHEQWQQENGS; translated from the coding sequence ATGAAGACCCAGGGAAAATACGGAGTGACAGCCACGGCGGCTGCCCAAGTTCTTTGCGAGGATGTGAGAAATTTTAGCACACGACGCCGCAATATTCTCTACCTAATGCACCGATATCTAGTGGAGAACGGATACTATGCGAGTGCCGAGTCCTTGAAAACCGAAGGACGTCTTTCCGACGAGTACGAACTGTGCGACAATATTGATCTGGATGCCATGTACCTGGAGTATGCCAGCTTTTACAACATGAAATTTGGTAAATACCCGAAAATCCTTAAAAGAATGGGAGCCAAAATCAAGGTGGACGTGGGTGGAAAGGCGCAGGAAAAGCCAGCGGCCAAGGAATTGCCTAAGAAAGCTCCGCCAACGGACGCTTCTCTGGCCAATTGGCACATTGGTGTTGGAGCAGCCGCACAGGCTTTGAGCAACGAGCAGCCGTTGCAGATaaagaaaatggaaacggcaacggcaacggaaTCGAATGGCCAGGAGTCGAATGCTTGTGAAATCGAACATGGTCATTTGGGTGGTGATGATGTGCTGTTCTCCTCCATGGACTGGCAATCGCTGGCGGAATTGGTCAAGACTTCTATATTGCAGGAGAATATAAAGATCAAATGGTCGGATGTCTGTGGAAATCATCGAGCAATTGAGTTGATCAAGGAGGCTGTGCTAACGCCCATAGAGTTCCCCCAACTATTCGCACATGGCCTGAAACCATGGAGATCCTTGCTCCTCCACGGACCACCGGGCAGTGGCAAAACCCTACTGGCCAAGGCTCTGTATTCCGAGACACAGGGTCAGGTGACCTTCTTCAATATAACTGCCAGCATAATGGTCAGCAAGTGGCGGGGAGAATCCGAGAAGATCCTGCGAGTTCTCTTCCACATGGCAGCAAAGAGGGCACCGTCGGTGATTTTCTTCGATGAAATCGAGAGCTTGACCTCGAAAAGGGACAGGGCCACGGATCACGAGAGTTCCAAGCGCTTTAAGAACGAACTCTTGCAGCTTTTGGACGGCATGGAGCACGCATTGAACGGCGTTTTCGTCTTGGCCAGCACCAACTTGCCGTGGGACATTGATGAGGCCTTCTTGCGGCGCTTCGAAAAGAAGATGCTGGTCCAACTGCCCAATGCGGCGGAGAGAAGTTGCCTGATTACCCGACTTCTGGGCAGCAGCATATCCCTGAATCATCGACTGCTCGAGCAGCTGGTGGAGATCTCCGATCAGTTCACCGGTGACGAAATACGACTGGCCTGCAAGGAGATCAGCATGCACCGCGTGCGTTGTGCCACCAAGATTGGGGACCGAGCCACCGGCATACACAAGGAGTCCCCGGCAGCCATCGAAGCCAATGTGGAGAAGGCCTTCCGGCAGGTGCGGCCTTTGGGCCAGAAGCTGTTGGCCAAGCACgagcagtggcagcaggaaAATGGCTCCTAG